One segment of Gordonia terrae DNA contains the following:
- a CDS encoding polysaccharide pyruvyl transferase family protein yields the protein MTRRPATARPLFRTAGILADRIGTAVRHRTADSRLAREMGADEVIYLVAPAGHPNYGDELIARTWLRHLARVRPNATVVLDCHSPGTATTLLRDAHPDLLVVDTLWQMTTYAAEAESQSPWSWVASAVSDAGLAPRLTAGIDLLHSATSIHLLGGGYLNTVWPHHVSLFVAAAAVARASGARLAATGQGLVPTLQGRAWAALTEAFAAFDIVDVRDTASYAEIADIGGARHSGDDAWLALHRPRPPLYRETDPPAEHGVVLCLQSDLTERFAGPRSTGVEALADFVRTTLDAWDVPGSAVTVVEGIPGHDNEVPFLLGSRLDGATVLNFRDVWLGGLPAGHRNTWISTRFHPHLMAAAAGDPGVAVVAMPGYYSTKHRSLIDAGSDWTVVDSGTTVPDRPNGHGFDAIARDRAVSAKLATAVDIYPVPPVLAHRI from the coding sequence GTGACCAGACGACCGGCGACCGCCCGCCCGCTGTTCCGGACCGCGGGCATCCTGGCCGATCGGATCGGCACCGCGGTCCGGCACCGCACCGCCGATTCCCGTCTCGCCCGCGAGATGGGGGCCGACGAGGTCATCTATCTGGTGGCCCCGGCCGGGCATCCCAACTACGGCGACGAACTCATCGCCAGGACGTGGCTGCGGCACCTGGCACGGGTGCGGCCCAACGCCACGGTCGTGCTCGACTGCCACAGCCCCGGCACGGCCACGACGCTGTTGCGCGATGCCCACCCCGACCTGCTCGTCGTCGACACCCTGTGGCAGATGACCACCTACGCGGCGGAGGCCGAATCGCAGTCGCCGTGGAGTTGGGTCGCGTCTGCCGTCAGCGACGCCGGCCTGGCGCCGCGTCTGACCGCGGGCATCGATCTGCTGCACTCGGCGACTTCCATTCATCTACTCGGTGGCGGTTACCTCAACACCGTATGGCCGCACCATGTCTCGCTGTTCGTCGCCGCTGCCGCAGTGGCTCGGGCATCGGGCGCCCGACTCGCCGCGACCGGTCAAGGACTCGTGCCCACACTGCAGGGCCGGGCCTGGGCGGCGCTGACCGAGGCCTTTGCCGCGTTCGACATCGTGGACGTGCGTGACACCGCGTCGTACGCCGAGATCGCCGACATCGGCGGCGCACGGCATTCCGGCGACGACGCGTGGCTGGCTCTGCACCGGCCCCGGCCTCCGCTGTACCGAGAGACCGATCCGCCGGCCGAGCACGGCGTCGTGCTCTGCCTGCAATCCGATCTCACCGAGAGATTCGCCGGGCCGCGATCGACCGGCGTCGAGGCGCTGGCCGATTTCGTGCGTACGACGCTCGACGCGTGGGACGTGCCCGGTTCGGCGGTGACCGTCGTCGAGGGAATCCCCGGACACGACAACGAGGTCCCGTTCCTGCTCGGCTCGCGCCTGGACGGGGCGACCGTGCTCAACTTCCGCGATGTCTGGCTCGGCGGGTTGCCCGCCGGGCACCGCAACACGTGGATCAGCACTCGGTTCCATCCGCACCTGATGGCCGCGGCCGCGGGCGATCCCGGGGTCGCGGTCGTGGCGATGCCCGGGTACTACTCCACCAAGCACCGGTCTCTGATCGATGCCGGCTCCGACTGGACCGTCGTCGATTCCGGTACGACTGTCCCGGACCGGCCGAACGGTCACGGGTTCGACGCGATCGCGCGGGACCGAGCGGTCTCGGCCAAGCTCGCCACGGCGGTCGACATCTACCCGGTCCCGCCGGTGCTGGCACACCGTATCTGA
- a CDS encoding serine hydrolase domain-containing protein: protein MIRKPLRAMVLLRMTTLGAAAALGLVACSPAETASGAGSSTASVTGQPTSVPADAAAAFQKAIDDTRAAGDFPGVIARVISPAGTWTGTSGVRAAGGDEPIESGDHTRIGSLTKTMTATLLLQLVQEGRVSLDDPIDKYVAGAPNGSATLRQVADMTSGIPSYTASEAFDRKFFADPETVWTPAELIDTAKALPPSFPPGQGWEYSNTNYVLLGQVIEKVLAKPIGEVFTDRIFTPLGMDESSWPGGSVEIPDPHLDGLTDQGQPDGQTVNSTRWNPSFASTAGAVISTIDDLQTWGEALFTGRGVLDPATQQLRRDSILTSPPPNTATSGYGIGIGNRDGWWGHDGDFPGYNTSLFHEYDSDTTIIIVINTDDAVTVDGKSTPPVSAVQSALIAALP from the coding sequence ATGATCCGAAAGCCTTTGCGCGCCATGGTCCTCCTCCGCATGACGACGCTCGGGGCGGCAGCCGCACTCGGCCTGGTCGCGTGCTCGCCAGCGGAGACGGCTTCGGGTGCGGGATCGTCGACGGCATCGGTCACGGGGCAGCCGACATCGGTGCCCGCCGACGCCGCGGCGGCGTTTCAGAAGGCGATCGACGACACGCGGGCCGCCGGCGACTTCCCCGGGGTCATCGCCCGGGTCATCTCGCCGGCCGGAACCTGGACGGGAACATCCGGTGTGCGGGCGGCAGGCGGGGACGAACCCATCGAGTCCGGAGACCACACGCGTATCGGTTCTCTCACCAAGACGATGACCGCGACACTCCTGTTGCAACTCGTGCAGGAGGGTCGGGTCTCCCTCGACGATCCGATCGACAAGTACGTCGCGGGCGCACCCAACGGCTCCGCGACGTTACGGCAGGTCGCCGACATGACCAGCGGCATCCCGTCGTACACCGCGTCCGAGGCCTTCGACCGGAAGTTCTTCGCCGACCCCGAAACCGTCTGGACGCCCGCCGAACTAATCGACACCGCGAAGGCGCTGCCGCCGAGCTTCCCACCGGGGCAGGGCTGGGAGTACTCCAACACCAACTACGTCCTGCTCGGACAAGTGATCGAGAAGGTGCTCGCGAAGCCCATCGGCGAGGTCTTCACCGACCGGATCTTCACACCCCTGGGGATGGACGAATCCTCCTGGCCCGGCGGGTCGGTCGAGATCCCCGATCCGCACCTGGACGGACTGACCGACCAGGGTCAGCCCGACGGGCAGACGGTGAACTCCACGCGCTGGAACCCCTCGTTCGCCTCCACCGCGGGCGCCGTCATCTCGACGATCGACGACCTGCAGACCTGGGGCGAGGCGCTGTTCACTGGACGCGGGGTGCTCGATCCGGCCACCCAGCAGCTGCGACGGGATTCGATCCTCACCTCGCCACCGCCCAACACCGCCACCTCGGGATACGGCATCGGAATCGGCAACCGCGACGGATGGTGGGGCCACGACGGCGATTTCCCCGGATACAACACCTCGCTGTTCCACGAGTACGACTCGGACACGACCATCATCATCGTGATCAACACCGACGACGCCGTCACCGTCGACGGCAAGTCCACGCCCCCGGTCTCCGCGGTGCAGTCCGCGCTCATCGCCGCACTGCCCTGA
- a CDS encoding PPOX class F420-dependent oxidoreductase, which translates to MARTVAKADGVDRAGLLEFIRPRHHMILSTVRSNGSPQMSPVTGGVDEQGRIVISTYPGRAKAANLRRTSVAGVVVLSDEFNGAWVQVDGDAEVLDMPEAEDALVDYFRSISGEHPDWDEYRAAMRTQGKSLIRITPTSWGPIATGGFPADVAARLDAQDR; encoded by the coding sequence ATGGCCAGAACAGTCGCGAAAGCCGATGGTGTCGACCGTGCCGGACTGCTCGAGTTCATCCGGCCGCGTCACCACATGATCCTCAGCACCGTCCGATCCAATGGCAGTCCGCAGATGTCGCCGGTCACCGGCGGCGTCGACGAGCAGGGGCGGATCGTCATCTCGACCTACCCCGGACGCGCCAAGGCCGCGAACCTCCGCCGCACCTCCGTCGCCGGGGTCGTGGTCCTGTCCGACGAGTTCAACGGTGCCTGGGTCCAGGTCGACGGCGATGCCGAGGTCCTCGACATGCCCGAGGCCGAAGACGCGCTGGTCGACTATTTTCGCAGCATCTCCGGAGAACATCCGGACTGGGACGAATACCGCGCCGCCATGCGGACCCAGGGCAAGTCGCTGATCCGCATCACCCCGACCAGTTGGGGTCCGATCGCCACCGGCGGGTTCCCCGCCGACGTCGCGGCGCGGCTCGACGCACAGGATCGATGA
- a CDS encoding daunorubicin resistance protein DrrA family ABC transporter ATP-binding protein — MTTAADIEISALTKTYGEHRVLDGIDLHVPAGSVTALLGPNGSGKTTTVGIASTLFPADSGTVTIGGYDTVARAREVRAIIGVTGQSVAVDELFSGRDNLVLMADLRRLGRRGGRARAQELIEQFDLVDAADRPVSTYSGGMRRRLDLAMTLVSIPRVIFLDEPTTGLDPRSRRMLWETISRLAADGVTIFLTTQYLEEADRLADRIAVLDHGHIVAEGTAAELKSRVHDSEVRLTFPDRDSFDAAASLLPDARPVPEARRLDIATDDTVATVRNTLNRLDAAGIRVADVGVHAPTLDDVFFALTGNPSPAITDPDEFGGTS; from the coding sequence TTGACCACCGCCGCTGACATCGAGATCAGCGCGCTCACGAAAACCTATGGTGAGCATCGTGTTCTCGACGGCATCGACCTGCACGTACCCGCGGGAAGCGTGACCGCCCTGTTGGGGCCGAACGGGTCCGGCAAGACCACGACCGTCGGCATCGCGTCGACCCTGTTCCCTGCCGACTCGGGGACGGTGACCATCGGCGGATACGACACGGTCGCGCGGGCGCGCGAGGTCCGGGCGATCATCGGCGTCACCGGTCAGTCGGTCGCGGTCGACGAGTTGTTCAGCGGACGAGACAATCTCGTTCTCATGGCCGATTTGCGCCGGCTGGGCCGACGCGGTGGACGCGCACGTGCGCAGGAGTTGATCGAGCAGTTCGACCTCGTCGACGCCGCAGACCGGCCGGTGTCGACGTATTCGGGCGGAATGCGCCGCCGGCTCGACCTCGCGATGACGCTCGTGTCGATCCCGCGGGTCATCTTCCTCGACGAACCGACCACGGGACTCGACCCCAGGAGTCGACGGATGCTGTGGGAGACCATCTCTCGCCTGGCCGCCGACGGTGTCACCATCTTCCTCACCACCCAGTACCTCGAGGAGGCCGACCGGCTCGCCGACCGGATCGCCGTCCTGGACCATGGACACATCGTGGCCGAGGGCACCGCCGCCGAGTTGAAGAGCCGGGTCCACGATTCCGAGGTGCGCCTGACCTTCCCCGACCGCGACTCGTTCGACGCGGCGGCCTCGCTCCTGCCGGATGCGCGTCCTGTTCCCGAAGCACGTCGCCTCGACATCGCGACCGACGACACCGTCGCCACTGTCCGGAACACGCTGAACCGACTCGACGCCGCCGGGATCCGGGTCGCCGACGTCGGAGTCCATGCCCCGACCCTCGACGACGTGTTCTTCGCCCTCACGGGCAACCCCTCTCCCGCGATCACCGACCCCGATGAGTTCGGCGGAACGTCATGA
- a CDS encoding ABC transporter permease has translation MTALAHTVSDARVMVRRNVRRLIKFPVLTVMLVGIPVVFLLLFVYVFGGQLGAGMTTQSGDTGRTAYLDYVVPGIVLVTVASAVQGTAIVVAMDMTSGIINRFRTMDIARSAVLTGHVLASLLQALFSIVVVLAVAIAIGFRPSAGLLDWLGALGVTTVFSIALIWLSVYLGLAAKSVETASNTPMFLTILPFLSTGFVPAESLPAGLRQFAEYQPFTPVIEVLRGTLTDAPVPVGSVAAALVWSVVIGGASYALALRTYERRRVPG, from the coding sequence ATGACGGCCCTCGCGCACACGGTGTCGGACGCGCGGGTCATGGTCCGCCGCAACGTTCGGCGGCTCATCAAGTTCCCCGTCCTCACCGTGATGCTGGTCGGGATTCCGGTCGTCTTCCTGCTCCTGTTTGTCTATGTGTTCGGCGGTCAGCTCGGCGCCGGGATGACCACCCAGTCCGGCGACACCGGTCGGACCGCCTACCTCGACTACGTGGTGCCCGGGATCGTGCTGGTCACCGTCGCCTCGGCGGTCCAGGGCACCGCGATCGTCGTCGCGATGGACATGACATCGGGGATCATCAACCGCTTTCGCACCATGGACATCGCCCGCTCGGCGGTCCTCACCGGCCACGTGCTCGCCAGCCTTCTGCAGGCGCTGTTCAGCATCGTCGTGGTCCTGGCCGTCGCCATCGCGATCGGTTTCCGTCCGTCGGCGGGACTGCTCGACTGGCTGGGCGCGCTCGGCGTGACCACCGTGTTCTCGATCGCGCTGATCTGGCTGTCGGTCTATCTCGGGCTGGCGGCCAAGAGCGTCGAGACCGCAAGCAACACACCGATGTTCCTCACGATCCTGCCGTTTCTCAGCACGGGGTTCGTGCCGGCCGAGTCCCTGCCCGCCGGACTTCGGCAGTTCGCCGAGTACCAGCCGTTCACCCCCGTCATCGAGGTGCTGCGCGGAACCCTCACCGACGCCCCGGTCCCGGTGGGGAGCGTTGCCGCGGCACTCGTGTGGAGCGTCGTCATCGGCGGGGCGTCGTATGCCCTCGCCCTCCGAACCTACGAGCGGCGGCGTGTTCCCGGATAA
- a CDS encoding GyrI-like domain-containing protein — protein MPEKVDFKKTLDAYKARRGRIRVLEMPVMRYLMIDGSGDPNTTPQFAATIETLYPVAYALKFASSRELGRDYVVPPLEGLWWAEDMSAFTGARDKGRWNWTLMLMVPDWIDTGMLDAAVVQAGTKKSPPRLDDLRIASLDEGLCVQTLHHGSFDDEGPVLAEMHDRFIPDNGLRMRGRHHEIYFSDFRRVAPDKLRTLLRQPVGSATTTTGTV, from the coding sequence GTGCCCGAGAAGGTCGACTTCAAGAAGACGCTCGACGCGTACAAGGCCCGCCGCGGCCGGATACGTGTTCTCGAAATGCCCGTGATGCGCTACCTCATGATCGACGGGTCGGGCGACCCGAACACCACGCCGCAGTTCGCCGCGACGATCGAGACGCTGTACCCGGTCGCCTATGCGCTGAAGTTCGCGAGCAGCCGCGAACTCGGCCGCGACTACGTCGTGCCGCCGCTCGAGGGTCTCTGGTGGGCGGAGGACATGAGCGCGTTCACCGGGGCTCGCGACAAAGGCCGCTGGAATTGGACACTCATGCTGATGGTCCCCGACTGGATCGACACTGGCATGCTCGACGCCGCGGTCGTGCAGGCGGGCACGAAGAAGTCGCCGCCGCGGCTCGACGACCTCCGCATCGCCTCCCTGGACGAGGGCCTGTGCGTACAGACGCTGCATCACGGTTCCTTCGACGACGAGGGCCCGGTGCTGGCCGAGATGCACGATCGATTCATCCCGGACAACGGCCTGCGTATGCGCGGCCGGCACCACGAGATCTATTTCAGCGACTTCCGTCGGGTCGCGCCGGACAAGCTCCGCACCCTCCTGCGTCAACCGGTCGGATCCGCGACGACGACCACCGGGACGGTGTGA
- the poxB gene encoding ubiquinone-dependent pyruvate dehydrogenase yields MSTTVAERIVEELERAGVRRVHGLPGDSLNGFTDALRRNDAISWRHVRHEESAAFAASAEAALTGELAVCVGSCGPGNLHLINGLFDAHRSRVPVLAIAAHIPATEIGTGYFQETHPEQLFRECSAYCEMVSTPDQMPRLLDIALRTAVEKRDVAVLVIPGETFLAPCPKRRAGAPIRHIPRVTRPTDAEIARAADTLNAAERVTILAGAGVQGSHDEVVELARALQAPVVHALRGKEFIEYDNPYDVGMTGLLGFSSGYRAIEKCDTLLMLGTDFPYEQFYPSKATIIQVDIRGEQIGRRCPVDLPLVGDVGDTVRALLPSITAGRDSEHLSTSLAHYATARRRLDDLADNDRNRAPIHPQYLTRLISEKASADAVFIPDVGSPVVWAARYLEMNGTRRLIGSFTHGSMANAVSQAIGAQTAFPDRQIIALAGDGGLAMLLGELLTITQNKLPVKIVVFDNASLNFVEVEMKAAGFVNYATDLDNPDFAALAESLGIRGRRVEKPDDLAGAVDDFLAHDGPALLDVVTARQELSIPPAITAAQAKGFTLYALRTVLSGRGDELIDLAETNLFRRLFD; encoded by the coding sequence ATGTCCACCACAGTCGCGGAGAGAATCGTCGAGGAACTCGAACGTGCCGGAGTCCGGCGCGTCCACGGGCTTCCCGGTGATTCGCTCAACGGTTTCACCGATGCCCTGCGCAGAAACGACGCCATCTCGTGGCGGCACGTCCGGCACGAGGAGTCGGCCGCCTTCGCCGCATCCGCCGAAGCCGCTCTCACCGGCGAACTCGCGGTGTGTGTCGGAAGTTGCGGACCCGGAAACCTGCACCTGATCAACGGCCTGTTCGACGCCCACCGCAGCCGTGTCCCCGTCCTCGCGATCGCCGCGCACATCCCGGCCACCGAGATCGGCACCGGTTACTTCCAGGAGACGCACCCCGAGCAGCTGTTCCGGGAATGCAGCGCCTACTGCGAAATGGTCAGCACCCCCGACCAGATGCCGCGCCTGCTCGACATCGCGCTGCGCACCGCCGTCGAGAAGCGGGACGTCGCGGTGCTCGTCATCCCGGGCGAGACGTTTCTCGCGCCCTGCCCCAAGCGACGAGCCGGCGCCCCCATCCGGCACATCCCACGCGTCACCCGTCCCACCGATGCCGAGATCGCCCGTGCCGCAGACACTCTCAACGCCGCCGAGCGGGTGACCATACTCGCCGGCGCGGGCGTGCAGGGCTCGCATGACGAGGTCGTCGAGCTCGCGCGGGCGCTGCAGGCACCCGTCGTCCACGCCTTGCGTGGCAAGGAGTTCATCGAATACGACAACCCCTATGACGTGGGAATGACCGGCCTTCTGGGCTTCTCATCCGGGTATCGCGCAATCGAGAAATGCGACACCCTGCTCATGCTCGGCACCGACTTCCCCTACGAGCAGTTCTATCCGTCGAAGGCGACCATCATCCAGGTCGACATCCGCGGTGAACAGATCGGTCGACGCTGTCCCGTCGACCTGCCTCTCGTCGGCGATGTCGGCGACACCGTCCGGGCCCTGCTGCCGTCGATCACCGCAGGCCGCGACAGCGAGCACCTGTCGACCTCGCTGGCCCACTACGCCACGGCACGACGCCGCCTCGACGATCTCGCCGACAACGACCGCAACCGGGCACCGATCCACCCGCAGTACCTCACCCGCCTGATCAGCGAGAAGGCCAGTGCCGACGCGGTGTTCATCCCCGACGTCGGCTCACCGGTGGTGTGGGCGGCGCGTTATCTCGAGATGAACGGCACCCGGCGACTGATCGGTTCGTTCACCCACGGCTCGATGGCCAACGCCGTGTCCCAGGCGATCGGCGCACAGACCGCCTTCCCCGACCGCCAGATCATCGCGCTGGCCGGCGACGGCGGGCTCGCGATGTTGCTCGGCGAGCTGCTCACCATCACGCAGAACAAGCTGCCGGTGAAGATCGTCGTCTTCGACAACGCGTCCCTGAACTTCGTCGAGGTCGAGATGAAGGCTGCCGGATTCGTGAACTACGCAACCGATCTCGACAACCCGGACTTCGCCGCGCTCGCGGAGTCGCTCGGTATCCGGGGCCGGCGCGTCGAGAAGCCCGACGACCTCGCCGGCGCGGTCGACGACTTTCTCGCCCACGACGGTCCGGCGCTGCTCGACGTCGTCACCGCTCGGCAGGAGCTGTCCATCCCGCCGGCGATCACCGCTGCCCAGGCCAAGGGTTTCACCCTCTACGCCCTGCGCACCGTGTTGTCCGGGCGCGGCGACGAACTCATCGACCTCGCCGAGACCAACCTGTTCCGGCGTCTGTTCGACTAG
- a CDS encoding MBL fold metallo-hydrolase, with protein MRRVLTDLWETSSDNPFPGLTTHAYLWTSSRNVLFYSVASDSEFDSFARLGGIDEQYLSHQDEAGPMLATIQARFGSNLRAPATEADRISGHARIGVALADRHVDDNGVEVIPSPGHTPGSTSYLVHGADGDRYLFTGDTLYLSASGRWTAGYLPGMSDADQLAASLELLATVAPDVVISSAYAGDSAVHRVDTSAWTAHVTEAIAGLSTAAGPSR; from the coding sequence ATGCGCCGCGTTCTCACCGACTTGTGGGAGACCAGCTCCGACAACCCGTTCCCCGGACTCACCACGCACGCCTACCTGTGGACCTCGAGCCGGAATGTGCTCTTCTACTCGGTCGCCTCCGATTCCGAGTTCGACAGCTTCGCCCGGCTCGGGGGGATCGACGAGCAGTACCTGTCCCACCAGGACGAGGCCGGACCCATGCTCGCCACGATCCAGGCACGCTTCGGTTCGAACCTGCGCGCGCCGGCCACCGAAGCGGATCGGATCAGCGGTCACGCGCGGATCGGTGTCGCTCTCGCGGACCGGCACGTCGACGACAACGGGGTCGAGGTGATCCCGTCGCCGGGTCACACTCCGGGCAGCACGAGCTACTTGGTGCACGGCGCCGACGGTGACCGCTATCTGTTCACCGGGGACACCCTCTATCTCAGCGCCTCGGGGCGGTGGACCGCCGGTTACCTCCCCGGCATGAGCGACGCGGATCAGCTCGCCGCGAGCCTGGAACTGTTGGCCACCGTGGCCCCGGACGTTGTCATATCCAGCGCCTACGCCGGGGACTCCGCCGTTCACCGCGTCGACACCTCGGCCTGGACGGCTCACGTGACCGAGGCAATCGCGGGTCTGTCGACAGCCGCCGGCCCGAGCCGCTAG
- a CDS encoding oxygenase MpaB family protein has product MSNRRLRRVRTLVRRATRKDLFPEPEHLRTFAEDMFRTDPVAERFVDEVYGTLGGETARALLDQALTDGLDSISDPPPALVDLFEEFETVPDWVDPELIAEGEAIWRRWGTGLFSVAGGITLEMYTESAVAKPLSLAGGYAGDNALRRFLETSRFWIDVSQPGALLTPGSQGRATAMRVRVMHVWVRRTVAEHPEWDRQRWGDPISQSYQLLTLLGGSVVPAMALWLTGVQTTPREIRVLLHYQRYLGHLLGVRTQWYPETIADSLRLLAFVTSTRTYDAGDDGAELIESFPAAFAKSGSTGLQRLRGRYNAAMYAAYSSIYMLPMTRVRYRMPSPVPGILVIALRLPAVIAIETARRISPGFRRLHERWMCRHRENWHDWQTSGRPAEYAHGKGLRR; this is encoded by the coding sequence ATGTCGAACCGCCGTCTGCGACGTGTCCGTACCCTGGTCCGGCGAGCGACCCGCAAGGATCTCTTCCCGGAGCCGGAGCACCTGCGCACCTTCGCCGAGGACATGTTCCGCACCGACCCGGTCGCCGAACGTTTCGTCGACGAGGTGTACGGCACGCTGGGCGGTGAGACCGCGCGGGCGCTCCTCGATCAGGCACTCACCGACGGTCTCGACAGCATCAGCGATCCCCCACCTGCTCTGGTCGACCTGTTCGAGGAGTTCGAGACCGTCCCGGACTGGGTCGACCCCGAACTGATCGCGGAGGGCGAGGCCATCTGGCGCCGGTGGGGCACCGGCCTGTTCAGTGTCGCCGGCGGGATCACCCTGGAGATGTACACCGAGTCCGCTGTCGCGAAACCGCTCTCACTGGCCGGCGGTTATGCAGGCGACAACGCGCTGCGCCGGTTCCTGGAGACCTCGCGCTTCTGGATCGACGTCTCACAGCCCGGGGCGCTGCTCACACCGGGGTCGCAGGGTCGTGCGACGGCGATGCGCGTTCGGGTCATGCACGTGTGGGTTCGTCGCACCGTCGCCGAGCATCCGGAATGGGATCGGCAACGCTGGGGGGATCCGATCAGTCAGTCGTATCAACTGCTGACCCTGCTGGGCGGCAGCGTGGTGCCGGCGATGGCGCTGTGGCTCACCGGAGTACAGACGACACCCCGCGAGATCCGCGTCCTGCTGCACTACCAGCGTTACCTGGGCCACCTGCTCGGTGTGCGCACGCAGTGGTACCCCGAGACGATCGCCGACTCCTTACGGCTGCTGGCCTTCGTCACCTCCACCCGCACGTACGACGCCGGGGACGATGGTGCCGAGCTCATCGAGTCGTTTCCGGCGGCGTTCGCGAAGAGCGGCTCGACCGGACTGCAGCGACTGCGCGGCAGATACAACGCGGCCATGTACGCGGCATATTCGAGCATCTACATGCTGCCCATGACGCGGGTGCGCTACCGGATGCCGAGCCCGGTTCCGGGGATACTCGTCATCGCACTCCGTCTCCCCGCCGTGATCGCCATCGAGACCGCCCGTCGGATCTCACCCGGATTCCGCCGTCTGCACGAGCGGTGGATGTGCCGCCACCGGGAGAACTGGCACGACTGGCAGACCTCGGGGCGGCCGGCGGAGTACGCCCACGGCAAGGGGCTCCGACGCTGA
- a CDS encoding fused (3R)-hydroxyacyl-ACP dehydratase subunits HadA/HadB, with translation MTHTPTTTATTADDPAGIESRVGHYYVLDGSYQVGREKVREYARAVQDYHGAHWEPEAAAALGYSGLVTPLTFTSIPAMAANRELFEKVIVGYDTYVQTEQVFEQHRPIVAGDELTTDVELSSVRRIAGKDLITVTNTMTDAAGERVHTMHTTVVGVTADEVDPELSSAVRKVMMHDVNIFSHDEAAHRYVKSVRPERDVPAADDTGRTSGARSFDDLSVGDELPPHTIRLSRGDLVNYGGVAGDANPIHWDETSAKLAGLPDVIAHGMLTMGLGAAYVSSWSGDPGAVTRYAVRLSQPAVVSRAEGGEIEYSGRIKSLDPATRTGVVIVVAKSGGRKIFGLATLNIRFK, from the coding sequence GTGACGCACACTCCGACGACCACCGCCACGACCGCCGATGATCCCGCCGGGATAGAATCCCGAGTCGGGCACTACTACGTCCTCGACGGCTCGTACCAGGTCGGACGCGAGAAGGTGCGCGAGTACGCCCGCGCGGTCCAGGACTACCACGGCGCGCACTGGGAACCCGAAGCCGCAGCCGCACTGGGCTATTCGGGACTCGTCACGCCGCTCACCTTCACCTCGATCCCGGCGATGGCGGCCAACCGGGAACTCTTCGAGAAGGTCATCGTCGGATATGACACCTACGTGCAGACCGAGCAGGTCTTCGAACAGCACCGGCCGATCGTCGCCGGAGACGAACTGACCACCGACGTCGAGCTGAGCAGCGTTCGTCGGATCGCGGGCAAAGACCTGATCACCGTGACCAACACCATGACCGACGCCGCGGGCGAACGAGTGCACACCATGCACACCACGGTCGTCGGCGTGACCGCGGACGAGGTCGATCCCGAACTGAGCAGTGCGGTTCGCAAGGTGATGATGCACGACGTCAACATCTTCAGCCACGACGAGGCTGCCCACCGCTACGTGAAATCGGTTCGTCCCGAGCGCGATGTCCCGGCCGCCGATGACACGGGTCGCACCTCCGGGGCCCGGAGCTTCGACGACCTGAGCGTCGGCGACGAGCTGCCGCCGCACACCATCCGACTGTCCCGCGGCGACCTGGTCAACTACGGCGGTGTCGCCGGCGACGCCAATCCGATCCACTGGGACGAGACGAGTGCGAAGCTCGCGGGCCTCCCCGATGTGATCGCCCACGGGATGCTGACCATGGGCCTCGGGGCGGCGTACGTGTCCTCGTGGTCGGGCGATCCGGGTGCCGTGACCCGTTACGCGGTGCGCCTGTCCCAGCCCGCCGTCGTGTCCCGCGCCGAGGGCGGGGAGATCGAGTACAGCGGGCGGATCAAGTCGCTCGATCCGGCGACCCGAACGGGCGTCGTCATCGTGGTGGCGAAGTCGGGTGGCCGCAAGATCTTCGGTCTCGCCACCCTGAACATCCGCTTCAAGTGA
- a CDS encoding nitroreductase family deazaflavin-dependent oxidoreductase, translating to MSANAELSPEGWVREQTEKILEQGTTDGVTVMDRPIVLFTTTGAKSGKKRYVPLMRVEENGKYLMVASKGGAPEHPAWYHNVKANPQVTAQDGAEVKELTARELSDGEERDHWWELAVAAFPPYAEYQTKTDRQIPVFVLE from the coding sequence ATGAGTGCTAATGCAGAGTTGAGTCCTGAAGGCTGGGTCCGCGAGCAGACCGAGAAGATCCTCGAGCAGGGCACCACCGACGGTGTGACCGTGATGGACCGTCCGATCGTGCTGTTCACCACCACCGGCGCGAAGTCGGGCAAGAAGCGCTACGTGCCGCTGATGCGGGTCGAGGAGAACGGCAAGTACCTCATGGTGGCCTCGAAGGGTGGCGCACCGGAGCATCCGGCGTGGTACCACAACGTGAAGGCGAACCCGCAGGTGACAGCGCAGGACGGCGCCGAGGTCAAGGAACTGACCGCTCGCGAGCTGAGCGATGGCGAGGAGCGCGACCACTGGTGGGAGCTCGCCGTCGCCGCTTTCCCGCCGTATGCGGAGTATCAGACGAAGACCGATCGGCAGATCCCGGTGTTCGTGCTCGAGTGA